A genomic region of Arachis hypogaea cultivar Tifrunner chromosome 5, arahy.Tifrunner.gnm2.J5K5, whole genome shotgun sequence contains the following coding sequences:
- the LOC112802890 gene encoding BAHD acyltransferase DCR, with product MAAESLNLKMTGKSHVKAKKNIGRKEYQLVTFDLPYLAFYYNQKLLFYKGNDFEGMVEKVKEGLSVVLEEFHQLAGKIGKDEEGVFRVEYDDEMEGVEVTEAVAEDVGVEDLAVSESSSSLMELVPYNGILNLEGMHRPLLAIQLTKLKDGLAMGCAFNHAVLDGTSTWQFMSSWAEICSGAPSTVAPPFLDRTKARNTRVKLDLSLPEPNGPTSDNEEKPKPKPKLREKIFKFSESAIDKIKSTVNKNPPSDGSKAFSTFQALSAHVWRHITLARNLKPEDYTVFTVFVDCRKRIDPPMPEAYFGNLIQAIFTVTAGGLLLAHPPQFGASLIQKAIEAHNGKAIDERNKEWESAPKIFEFKDAGVNCVAVGSSPRFKVYDIDFGWGKPENVRSGTNNKFDGMIYLYPGKSGGRSIDVELTLDPHAMEILEKDKDFLLEV from the exons ATGGCAGCAGAGTCTCTGAATCTGAAGATGACAGGTAAGAGCCATGTGAAGGCAAAGAAGAACATTGGAAGAAAAGAGTATCAACTTGTGACCTTTGATCTTCCATACTTAGCATTTTACTACAACCAGAAGCTGCTGTTTTATAAAGGGAATGACTTTGAAGGAATGGTGGAGAAGGTGAAAGAGGGTCTAAGTGTGGTTCTTGAGGAGTTTCATCAGCTAGCAGGGAAGATAGGAAAAGATGAAGAAGGAGTGTTCAGAGTGGAATATGATGATGAAATGGAAGGTGTTGAAGTAACTGAGGCTGTTGCTGAGGATGTTGGTGTTGAAGATCTTGCTGTTTCTGAGAGTAGCAGTTCCTTGATGGAACTTGTTCCTTACAATGGTATCTTGAATTTAGAAGGCATGCATAGGCCTTTGCTTGCAATTCAG CTGACCAAACTGAAAGATGGGCTTGCAATGGGCTGTGCCTTCAACCATGCAGTCCTTGATGGGACTTCCACGTGGCAATTCATGAGTTCATGGGCCGAGATCTGCAGCGGCGCACCGTCAACAGTAGCCCCACCCTTCCTTGACCGGACCAAGGCCCGAAACACCCGGGTGAAGCTTGACCTCTCATTGCCTGAGCCCAACGGGCCGACATCCGATAACGAGGaaaagcccaagcccaagcccaaATTAAGAGAAAAGATCTTCAAATTTTCCGAGTCTGCCATCGACAAGATCAAGTCAACGGTCAACAAAAACCCACCATCGGACGGCTCAAAGGCATTCTCAACATTCCAAGCTCTCTCGGCCCATGTTTGGCGCCACATAACCCTGGCCCGTAACCTAAAGCCCGAAGACTACACAGTCTTTACCGTATTCGTAGATTGTAGAAAACGGATCGACCCACCAATGCCAGAGGCCTATTTTGGAAACCTTATCCAAGCCATATTCACCGTGACAGCAGGTGGGCTTCTGTTGGCCCATCCACCACAATTCGGTGCATCATTGATCCAAAAAGCAATTGAAGCCCACAATGGTAAGGCAATTGATGAGAGAAACAAAGAGTGGGAGAGTGCACCAAAGATATTTGAATTCAAGGATGCTGGAGTGAATTGTGTGGCTGTGGGAAGCTCTCCTAGGTTTAAAGTTTATGACATTGATTTTGGTTGGGGGAAGCCTGAAAATGTGAGGAGTGGAACCAATAACAAGTTTGATGGTATGATTTATTTGTATCCCGGCAAGAGTGGTGGTAGGAGCATTGATGTTGAGTTGACTTTGGACCCTCATGCTATGGAGATTTTGGAGAAAGACAAAGACTTCCTTCTTGAGGTTTAA